From a region of the Calliphora vicina chromosome 4, idCalVici1.1, whole genome shotgun sequence genome:
- the Alp12 gene encoding alkaline phosphatase, with protein sequence MTDRKRITENSSSSNVELDNYSQSYSTDFKPPKKKVYKSKIFIIAVSFSAILLVVMTVGFVIHHTINANHPINGLMDEARALVMDLPIEQNEWFERGTEELQKALNRKRNKRRAKNVILFVGDGMGPNTVTAARIMGFSEEGLMSWEEFPDMGLLKTYCANKQVPDSFSTATALFSGVKVNYETGGVDASVNLANCSASLNPDHQVNSILKWAQDDGMLTGFVTNTRVTHATPAALYSHTPDRRWECEQNMPASAHTEGCKDIARQLIEDLTGQNTNVIMGGGRQMLMTNVVDSPTDPIDTWACKSKDGRDLIQEWSNIKTGRNQPHAVAQNSGQLEAINPSEVDYILGIFANGHMKYEFERDTSPSGMPSLKEMVLKALEFFKTKDQRFLLVVEGGMIDQAHHRGTAKKALSEVLAFNEAIDASVKYLDDKLDDTMVIVTADHAHTLTINGYAARGADILGVAGNSKTEGTPYTTLTYGTTYKGFRADENGLRKDPTQQDTTDWEYMQQGAVNTDENYHGGSDVTVHSVGAMSYLFHGVHEQSYVAHAISYALRIGRFRDSSIAESIADMFPL encoded by the exons ATGACAGATCGCAAACGTATAACGgagaacagcagcagcagcaatgtGGAACTGGATAACTATAGCCAAAGCTATAGCACAGACTTTAAGCCACCCAAGAAAAAGGTATACAAATCGAAAATCTTTATAATAGCCGTCTCATTTTCCGCCATTTTACTGGTGGTTATGACAGTGGGTTTTGTCATTCATCACACCATAAATGCCAATCATCCCATTAATGGTTTAATGGATGAGGCCAGAGCCTTGGTTATGGATCTGCCTATAGAACAGAATGAATGGTTTGAACGTGGCACCGAGGAGTTGCAAAAGGCTTTGAATAGAAAGCGTAACAAGAGAAGAGCCAAGAATGTGATATTGTTTGTGGGTGATGGCATGGGACCTAATACAGTGACAGCTGCTCGAATAATGGGTTTCTCTGAGGAGGGCTTAATGTCCTGGGAGGAGTTTCCCGATATGGGTTTGTTGAag ACCTATTGTGCCAATAAACAAGTGCCTGATTCCTTTTCCACCGCCACCGCTTTGTTTTCGGGTGTAAAAGTCAACTATGAAACTGGTGGCGTGGATGCCAGTGTAAATTTAGCCAATTGTTCGGCTTCTTTGAATCCGGATCATCAGGTTAACTCTATATTAAAATGGGCTCAAGATGATGGCATGTTAACGGGTTTTGTCACCAATACACGTGTTACTCATGCCACCCCAGCCGCCTTATATTCCCATACCCCCGATCGCCGCTGGGAATGTGAGCAAAATATGCCTGCTTCGGCTCATACAGAGGGATGTAAAGATATTGCACGCCAGCTAATAGAAGATCTTACCGGACAAAACACTAATGTCATAATGGGAGGAGGCCGTCAAATGTTAATGACCAATGTGGTGGATTCACCCACAGATCCCATTGATACTTGGGCTTGTAAGTCCAAAGATGGCCGTGATTTAATACAGGAATGGTCTAATATCAAAACGGGACGTAATCAGCCTCATGCAGTGGCCCAAAACTCCGGACAATTAGAAGCAATTAATCCCTCGGAAGTAGACTATATTTTGGGCATCTTTGCCAATGGccatatgaaatatgaatttgaGCGTGACACCTCTCCCAGCGGCATGCCCTCGTTAAAGGAAATGGTCTTAAAAGCTTTGGAGTTTTTCAAAACTAAAGATCAGCGCTTTTTGCTGGTGGTGGAGGGAGGCATGATCGATCAGGCCCATCATAGAGGCACCGCTAAAAAGGCTTTAAGTGAGGTGTTGGCCTTCAATGAGGCCATTGATGCCAGTGTTAAATACTTGGATGACAAATTGGATGATACTATGGTTATTGTTACCGCTGATCATGCTCATACTTTGACCATAAATGGTTATGCTGCCAGAGGAGCAGATATATTGGGTGTGGCCGGCAATTCCAAGACAGAGGGCACTCCCTATACTACATTAACCTATGGCACTACGTATAAGGGCTTCCGAGCAGATGAGAATGGCTTAAGAAAAGATCCTACACAACAGGATACCACAGATTGGGAGTACATGCAACAGGGAGCCGTGAATACCGATGAAAATTATCATGGTGGCAGTGATGTGACCGTACATTCAGTGG GTGCCATGTCTTATCTCTTCCATGGCGTGCATGAACAATCCTATGTGGCCCATGCTATATCCTATGCTTTGCGCATAGGCCGTTTCCGTGACAGCTCCATTGCTGAGTCAATAGCTGATATGTTTCCTTTGTAA